The Gracilinanus agilis isolate LMUSP501 unplaced genomic scaffold, AgileGrace unplaced_scaffold52357, whole genome shotgun sequence genome segment CCCCGGGcctgagaaaaaagaggaaaaggaaaacaatgtgtCCGAGGGACAGAAGCCTTTCAATACCGGGAAGAAGCGCTATGAGCGGGAGTTCCTGCTCAGATTCCAGTTTTTCGATGTCTGCCTGCGGAAGCCAGAGGGCCTACCTCACATCAAGGAGGTGGTGCTGGAGGAGGCAAACCAAAGGCCTCTGAGGCCGCTAGACCCGGCCGGCCTAGGAAACGTGGACTGTAGCCTGGATTTCACCCCGTCTTTTGTCAGGCTGGATGGGCCCAAGGTCAACAATCGAGGCCCCCCCAGGGGAGGGCCGGGCCAGCAGCCACCGACTGGCTTTGAGCTCTGGCGCTCCCAACAGGGTCTTCAGAAGGAAGCGCGGAAGATTTTCGCCCCAGTCTTGCTCAACGAGGCTGTAAAACTTAAGAGAGCCGAGAAGGCCTGGAAGCCCAGCAGCAAGTGTGGCCTTTCAGAAAAGGACCGGGGAGAAGGCAACGCCGAGGAGGGCAAAACCCAGGAGCTGTTTCGAAGGGTGAGATCTATTCTAAACAAGCTCACCCCGGAGATGTTCCAGCAGCTGCTGAAGCAAGTCCAGCAGCTGACCATAGACACGGAGGAGCGCCTCAAAGGGGTCATCGACCTCATCTTCGAGAAGGCCATCTCGGAGCCCAACTTCTCTGTGTCCTATGCCAACATGTGCCACTGCCTCCTGGGCCTGAAGGTGCCCACCACAGACAAGCCCGCCGTCACCGTCAATTTCCGGAAGCTCCTGCTAACCAGGTGCCAGAAGGAGTTTGAGAAAGACAAGAAGGACAACAAAGAGCTTGAAAATAAGCAGAAAGAGATGAATGAGGCGGCGACGGCAGAGGAACGAAGCCGCCTGAAAGAGGAGCTAGAAGAAGCCCGAGACAAAGCGAGGAGACGCTCCCTGGGCAACATGAAATTCATCGGAGAGCTCTTTAAGCTGAAGATGCTGACCGAAGCCATCATGCACGACTGCGTGGTCAAGTTACTGAAGAACCCCGATGAGGAGTCCCTGGAGTGCCTTTGCCGTCTGCTTGCCACCGTTGGCAAAAGCCTGGACTCGGGGAAGTCCAAGTCCGTTATGGATCAGTATTTCAAGCAAATGAGGAAGATCGTCAAAGAGAAGAAAACTTCGTCCAGAATCCGGTTTATGTTGCAGGATGTGCAGGATCTCCGCGGAAGCAGCTGGGTGCCGCGCCGGGGAGACCAAGGCCCCAAGACCATCCAGCAAGTCCACCAAGAGGCCGAGATGGAGAAACAGCAGGAAGAGCTCCAGGTCCAGCAGCTTATGGCCAGGGGCTGGAATAAGTGCCAGGGCCCGCCACGGTCTGCCCCGGGAAGCCGAAAGCGTTCCGTTACGGATGAGGAAGGCTGGAGCACCGTGACTATCAGCAAAGGCAACACATTCAGACCCATCGACGTTTCCCGGATCACCCAAATCACTAATTCCGGATCCCCGGGCTCGGACGACCAACTCTTCGTTCCGGGGGGTCGCCTGAGCTGGGGCAAGGGCAGCAGTGGGAGCGTGGGAGCCAAGAGTTCCGATCCAGCCCCGCCCTCCACCAGCACCTCGAACCGCTTCTCAGCCCTGGAACACAGAGCCCCGCCAAAGGGCAAAGACGTGCAGACTGACGAGATGCAAAAGGGGAGCCTGGCCGGGAAAGGCCACGAGAAAGATGCGGATCGAGGAGATGGCCAGAAGCGGAAGGAGTCCGGGGGAGAGGGCGGAGACCAGGCTCCAGCCCAGATCCCCGAGGGGAAATTCAGCCACCAGCAGAAGGGAAGCCTAGAGCGACTTCTCCAACCCGAGGGTCTCCGCAGGGCAGCGGGCCTGAGCGAGGACAGGGACCGCAGTCAGGACACAGCCAGCCCTCCCCAGGCCGCGCTGTCCGAGGCCGACCTAGAGAAGAAGTCGAACGCCATCATCGAGGAGTTCCTGCATCTCCAGGACGTGAAGGAAGCTGTCCAGTGCGTGCAGGAACTGGCCTCCCCGCAGCTGCTCTTCCTTTTTGTTCGCAAGGCCATCGAGTCGACCCTGGAGCGCAGCGCCCAGGCCCGGGAACACATGGGCCGCCTGTTGCAGCGGCTCCTCTCTGAGGGTCACCTCACTACCCTCCAGTATTATCGAGGGCTCCGGGAGGTCCTGGAGGCAGCTGAAGACATGGAGATCGATATCCCCCACGTGTGGCTGTACTTGGCAGAACTGGTGACACCCATCCTTCGGGAAAGTAAGGTGCCCGTGGGGGAGTTTTTCAGGGAGATCTCAAAGCCGCTGAAACCCTTCGGCAAAGCTGCTCCCCTGCTGCTGGAGATCCTGGGACTCCTGTGCAAAAGTGTGGGTCACGAAAAGGTCGGGGAGCTGTGGCGGGAGGCTGGCCTCAGCTGGAAGGAATTCCTGCCCGAGGACCAGGACGTCACCGCCTTCGTCCTTGAGCAGAAAGTGGAATACACGCTGGGAGAGGAAGCGGAGCCCCGCAGCCCGACGGAGCTGTCCCAGGAGGAGCTGAGCAAGCAGCTGCAGAAGCTGCTTCAGGAGAGCCCCAACGACCCGCGACTCAGTGACTGGATCGAGTCCAAGCTGAGCGAGCAACAGATGGCTCCCGATTCTTTGGTGGGTGCGCTCGTGACAGCCCTCTGCTCTTCCGCCATCATTTTCGGGGCCCCGCTGCGGCTGGATGTGGCCTTGCTGAAAGCTCACTCGAAGCTTCTGCAGAAATACTTGAGCGATGAAAAGAAGGAGCTGCAGGCTCTCTGCGCCCTCCAGGCCCTCGTGGAAAGCCTGGAGCCCTCCGCCAACCTACTAAGCGAGTTCTTCCACCTTCTCTATGAGGAGCAAGTGGTCAGAGAGGAGGCCTTCTACGGCTGGAAGAGCCAGCAGGATCCCGCTGAGCAACAGGGCAAGGAAGCCGCCCTCGAGTCCGTCGCCGCCTTCTTCCACAGGCTACGTGAGACCAGGGACCAACTGGACCACAACTGAGGACAGTTATGATAATATACATACAATCTATATCCCATTCCCTGCCTtattagggaaagagagagaagtggaagggagggggaaattaTTTTCAGATAGTTGTTCataaatgtgagaatttgtttcttttgaatatttatt includes the following:
- the LOC123255791 gene encoding eukaryotic translation initiation factor 4 gamma 1-like, with translation SSQECLVPPSSPAKANSEGSPERPSSPAKPGSPGPEKKEEKENNVSEGQKPFNTGKKRYEREFLLRFQFFDVCLRKPEGLPHIKEVVLEEANQRPLRPLDPAGLGNVDCSLDFTPSFVRLDGPKVNNRGPPRGGPGQQPPTGFELWRSQQGLQKEARKIFAPVLLNEAVKLKRAEKAWKPSSKCGLSEKDRGEGNAEEGKTQELFRRVRSILNKLTPEMFQQLLKQVQQLTIDTEERLKGVIDLIFEKAISEPNFSVSYANMCHCLLGLKVPTTDKPAVTVNFRKLLLTRCQKEFEKDKKDNKELENKQKEMNEAATAEERSRLKEELEEARDKARRRSLGNMKFIGELFKLKMLTEAIMHDCVVKLLKNPDEESLECLCRLLATVGKSLDSGKSKSVMDQYFKQMRKIVKEKKTSSRIRFMLQDVQDLRGSSWVPRRGDQGPKTIQQVHQEAEMEKQQEELQVQQLMARGWNKCQGPPRSAPGSRKRSVTDEEGWSTVTISKGNTFRPIDVSRITQITNSGSPGSDDQLFVPGGRLSWGKGSSGSVGAKSSDPAPPSTSTSNRFSALEHRAPPKGKDVQTDEMQKGSLAGKGHEKDADRGDGQKRKESGGEGGDQAPAQIPEGKFSHQQKGSLERLLQPEGLRRAAGLSEDRDRSQDTASPPQAALSEADLEKKSNAIIEEFLHLQDVKEAVQCVQELASPQLLFLFVRKAIESTLERSAQAREHMGRLLQRLLSEGHLTTLQYYRGLREVLEAAEDMEIDIPHVWLYLAELVTPILRESKVPVGEFFREISKPLKPFGKAAPLLLEILGLLCKSVGHEKVGELWREAGLSWKEFLPEDQDVTAFVLEQKVEYTLGEEAEPRSPTELSQEELSKQLQKLLQESPNDPRLSDWIESKLSEQQMAPDSLVGALVTALCSSAIIFGAPLRLDVALLKAHSKLLQKYLSDEKKELQALCALQALVESLEPSANLLSEFFHLLYEEQVVREEAFYGWKSQQDPAEQQGKEAALESVAAFFHRLRETRDQLDHN